The Georgenia faecalis genome includes a window with the following:
- a CDS encoding DUF5998 family protein has protein sequence MTSNLADQLRSDLDRAGYYPELVARVLEVALAGEPVISFLVHPETTFDTEVRRHLTALVLTPTRLVIAHVDDTAGEVPSASATTEAVPLHRISSVALTHGVADPARTRGGMQVTELTVAVGWGAIQRLDLEPMACDDPACEADHGYTGLLSPDDVVVRVSEQAEGSRALARALQFARDLSAATVGRA, from the coding sequence ATGACGTCCAACCTCGCGGACCAGCTGCGGTCCGACCTCGACCGGGCGGGGTACTACCCGGAGCTCGTGGCCCGGGTGCTCGAGGTCGCCCTCGCCGGCGAGCCCGTCATCTCCTTCCTCGTCCACCCCGAGACGACCTTCGACACGGAGGTGCGCCGGCACCTCACCGCACTCGTGCTGACGCCGACCCGGCTCGTCATCGCCCACGTCGACGACACCGCCGGGGAGGTGCCGTCGGCCTCGGCCACCACGGAGGCGGTGCCCCTGCACCGGATCTCCTCGGTCGCCCTCACCCACGGCGTCGCCGACCCGGCCCGCACGCGCGGCGGCATGCAGGTGACCGAGCTCACCGTCGCCGTCGGCTGGGGGGCCATCCAGCGCCTCGACCTCGAGCCGATGGCGTGCGACGACCCGGCGTGCGAGGCCGACCACGGCTACACCGGGCTGCTCAGCCCCGACGACGTCGTCGTGCGGGTGAGCGAGCAGGCGGAGGGGTCCCGCGCCCTGGCCCGCGCCCTGCAGTTCGCCCGCGACCTCTCCGCCGCGACGGTGGGCCGGGCATGA
- the sepH gene encoding septation protein SepH, with protein MVELELLGLHSDGEHLTLTGPNGQQYRLLVDDALRAAVRRDRAQLEQLRAAGTSPLRPKDIQARIRAGASAADVAEEAGLPVEHVRRYEGPVLAERTWVVEQARRFAIGRSEGAPELGDLVVDRLAARGVTTGDLEWDAVRSAGKSWEVLVRFVAGDRRREARWEADLTSRAVHALDDESRWLSETDLSTPPSAARRHLVPVPVRLYAPEPETDLGPAIAAVDATLHLGGDPQPVEEDPTEGLLAELSASRGTRQELDLGIEDDILGALDLPPAAHPPASRAEHAGDAHVLSLPPRGPDRPVRPETPRPEEHAPAEEPAERRAEAPAPTAEDPAGQPEQAPRRARTKGRRTSVPSWDEIVFGAKPE; from the coding sequence ATGGTCGAGCTTGAACTGCTCGGGTTGCACAGCGATGGCGAGCACCTCACGCTCACCGGCCCGAACGGGCAGCAGTACCGGCTCCTCGTCGACGACGCGTTACGCGCCGCCGTCCGCCGGGACCGCGCCCAGCTCGAGCAGCTCCGGGCGGCGGGAACGTCGCCGCTGCGCCCCAAGGACATCCAGGCGCGCATCCGCGCCGGCGCGAGCGCTGCGGACGTCGCGGAGGAGGCGGGTCTGCCGGTCGAGCACGTCCGGCGGTACGAGGGCCCGGTCCTCGCCGAGCGGACCTGGGTGGTCGAGCAGGCCCGACGCTTCGCCATCGGCCGGTCCGAGGGGGCACCCGAGCTGGGCGACCTCGTCGTGGACCGCCTGGCCGCGCGCGGTGTGACCACCGGTGACCTCGAGTGGGACGCGGTCCGCAGCGCGGGCAAGTCCTGGGAGGTCCTCGTCCGCTTCGTCGCCGGGGACCGCCGGCGGGAGGCGCGCTGGGAGGCGGACCTCACGTCCCGCGCCGTCCACGCGCTCGACGACGAGAGCCGGTGGCTGTCGGAGACGGACCTGAGCACCCCGCCCAGCGCCGCCCGGCGGCACCTCGTCCCCGTGCCCGTGCGGCTGTACGCGCCCGAGCCCGAGACGGACCTCGGTCCCGCCATCGCCGCCGTCGACGCCACCCTCCACCTGGGCGGCGACCCGCAGCCCGTGGAGGAGGACCCCACTGAGGGCCTGCTCGCCGAGCTCAGCGCGAGCCGCGGCACGCGTCAGGAGCTCGACCTCGGGATCGAGGACGACATCCTCGGAGCGCTCGACCTGCCGCCCGCGGCGCACCCGCCGGCCTCGCGGGCCGAGCACGCCGGGGACGCGCACGTGCTGTCCCTGCCGCCCCGTGGGCCCGACCGCCCCGTCCGGCCCGAGACACCGCGCCCGGAGGAGCACGCACCGGCCGAGGAGCCTGCGGAGCGTCGCGCCGAGGCGCCCGCGCCGACCGCCGAGGACCCCGCCGGGCAGCCGGAGCAGGCCCCGCGGCGCGCGCGCACCAAGGGGCGGCGCACGAGCGTCCCGAGCTGGGACGAGATCGTCTTCGGCGCCAAGCCCGAGTGA
- a CDS encoding inositol monophosphatase family protein has translation MGTHDRDARGTGDGLPPGVDVAALMELAERLARQAGRVVAEAARTTTVTVARTKSSSVDVVTEVDEAAERLLRAEITAARPDDAILGEEEETRPGTSGLTWVIDPIDGTVNFLYGLPHYSVSVAVVAGPPDPASWTLLAGCVHAPALGRTWTAGRGAGAFADGVRLAPLAGPPPLERALVGTGFSYSAAGRAAQGRVVAELLPQVRDIRRLGSAAVDLCHVAAGSLDAHYEEYLNPWDMAAGALLVSEVGGVVRGLGDDPAGPGMTIAAHPDLAASLAGAIAGARTGVAG, from the coding sequence ATGGGAACGCACGACCGGGACGCACGCGGCACGGGGGACGGGTTGCCGCCGGGCGTCGACGTCGCCGCCCTCATGGAGCTCGCCGAGCGGCTGGCCCGGCAGGCCGGCCGCGTGGTGGCCGAGGCCGCCCGCACCACGACCGTGACGGTCGCCCGCACGAAGTCGAGCTCGGTCGACGTCGTCACCGAGGTGGACGAGGCGGCCGAGCGGCTCCTGCGCGCCGAGATCACCGCGGCCCGGCCCGACGACGCCATCCTCGGTGAGGAGGAGGAGACCCGCCCCGGCACGTCCGGCCTCACGTGGGTCATCGACCCCATCGACGGCACGGTGAACTTCCTCTACGGCCTGCCGCACTACTCCGTGAGCGTCGCCGTGGTCGCCGGCCCGCCCGACCCGGCGTCGTGGACGCTGCTCGCCGGGTGCGTCCACGCCCCCGCGCTGGGGCGCACCTGGACCGCCGGGCGCGGCGCGGGCGCGTTCGCCGACGGCGTACGGCTGGCGCCCCTGGCGGGTCCGCCGCCGCTGGAGCGCGCCCTCGTCGGCACCGGCTTCAGCTACTCGGCCGCAGGACGTGCCGCCCAGGGCCGCGTCGTCGCCGAGCTGCTGCCCCAGGTGCGCGACATCCGTCGGCTCGGGTCGGCGGCCGTGGACCTGTGCCACGTCGCCGCCGGGAGCCTCGACGCCCACTACGAGGAGTACCTCAACCCGTGGGACATGGCCGCCGGCGCCCTCCTCGTCAGCGAGGTCGGGGGCGTGGTCCGCGGCCTGGGCGACGATCCGGCCGGGCCGGGGATGACGATCGCCGCCCATCCCGACCTCGCCGCGTCCCTCGCGGGCGCGATCGCGGGCGCCCGGACCGGCGTCGCCGGCTGA
- a CDS encoding alkaline phosphatase family protein produces MTVPDGLTLPDYAGACLRAVLPAALDAVGAPTTSAGRTSAQDRELLGLPRARRVCIVLVDGLGAQMLAERGGHAPFLRSQLPDALTLTSGYPSTTATSLTMLGTGEVPGTTGMLGYTVRNPADGALLNLISWEETAVHPREWQQVPTLAERLGGQGPSIVSVGPARFVGSGLTEAALRGPRFLAAGSLAARVDVTTALLRSGDADVVYLYWGDVDKMGHQHGWGSRQWGDEVEAMDAELARLARELPRGTLLLVTADHGMVDLGPDSRIDVAETPGLAQDVEVVAGEPRAVHVHTRPGTAAAVAERWRDVLGDTAWVLLREEAEAAGLFGDVAERHRSVLGDIVVAARERRAVVDSRTQTAESIALVGVHGSLTPDEVLVPLVRTVV; encoded by the coding sequence ATGACCGTTCCCGACGGGCTCACGCTGCCCGACTATGCCGGTGCGTGCCTGCGGGCGGTCCTGCCGGCCGCGCTGGACGCGGTCGGCGCCCCGACGACGAGCGCCGGTCGGACGTCCGCGCAGGACCGTGAGCTCCTCGGGCTGCCTCGCGCGCGGCGCGTGTGCATCGTCCTCGTCGACGGGCTCGGCGCGCAGATGCTCGCCGAGCGCGGCGGCCACGCCCCCTTCCTGCGCTCCCAGCTGCCCGATGCCCTCACCCTCACCAGCGGCTACCCCTCGACCACGGCGACGAGCCTCACCATGCTCGGCACCGGCGAGGTCCCCGGCACCACGGGGATGCTGGGGTACACCGTGCGCAACCCGGCCGACGGCGCCCTCCTCAACCTCATCTCCTGGGAGGAGACGGCCGTCCACCCGCGCGAGTGGCAGCAGGTCCCCACGCTCGCCGAGCGCCTCGGCGGGCAGGGGCCGTCGATCGTCTCCGTCGGGCCCGCCCGGTTCGTCGGCTCGGGCCTGACCGAGGCCGCGTTGCGGGGCCCACGGTTCCTCGCCGCGGGGAGCCTCGCCGCCCGCGTGGACGTCACGACGGCGCTCCTGCGTTCCGGGGACGCCGACGTCGTCTACCTGTACTGGGGCGACGTGGACAAGATGGGCCACCAGCACGGCTGGGGGTCGCGGCAGTGGGGCGACGAGGTCGAGGCGATGGACGCCGAGCTCGCCCGGCTGGCGCGGGAGCTCCCGCGCGGGACCCTGCTGCTCGTCACCGCCGACCACGGCATGGTCGACCTGGGGCCGGACTCCCGCATCGACGTGGCCGAGACGCCGGGTCTCGCGCAGGACGTCGAGGTGGTCGCCGGGGAGCCGCGGGCGGTGCACGTCCACACCCGCCCGGGCACGGCCGCCGCCGTCGCCGAGCGCTGGCGCGACGTCCTCGGGGACACCGCGTGGGTACTCCTGCGGGAGGAGGCCGAGGCCGCCGGGCTGTTCGGCGACGTGGCCGAGCGGCACCGCTCGGTCCTCGGCGACATCGTCGTCGCCGCCCGGGAGCGCCGCGCCGTCGTCGACTCCCGCACTCAGACGGCGGAGTCCATCGCCCTGGTCGGCGTGCATGGCTCGCTCACGCCGGACGAGGTCCTCGTCCCGCTGGTGCGCACGGTCGTCTGA
- a CDS encoding GNAT family N-acetyltransferase has translation MSEDAVAPYPVHWEADVVLRDGVPMHIRPIRPADADALQRMHLRQSPMSVYYRFFAPMERLSERDLHRFTHVDHDDRVALVLTSGEEILAVGRYDRIDDGTEAEVAFYVADSEHGRGLGSVLLEHLAAAGRERGILRFTAEVLPANSRMIGVFRDAGYEVTQVLDDGVLLVSFDIEETGRSWSVMAEREQRAESHSMRALLSASSVLVVGLGGPEHVLAERAAASLLAGGFTGPAHLVAVDPGDGLGDGAGDAPGPRPARYERLADVTGPVDLAVLAGREEEVLAAVDACGRLGAHAVVVLSGGFAETGPAGERLQRELLRRTRAYGMRLVGPASFGLVAAGEGGRLDVTLRPGLPDGRVGIFCQSAAAGSILAATAQRRGLGVHSLLSAGNRADVSGNDTMQFWLDDPGTAVAAVHLESIGNPRKFSRIARRLSATRPVIAVVSGQTGQVVPPGHAVRTTREPQRVLAQLLDQAGVLRARGVPELLDLAQLFATQPLPAGGRVGVLANSGPLTSLVGGAARAHGLDVVDVHPALAPLAGAGEYAAALEEVARRSDWDALVVVHVPPLGAADDAIARVLAAAAARDGRPVLAYLDGPVGVTAGLSAPGPDGTARTVPTFASVQDAVAALAGAVRYARWTTSERGELVDPPGIAPGRARALLAPTVRDLGPGQTARLAPEQSAELLACYGLTVLPAERVADVEEAVAAAERLGWPVALKTSDEVLRHRADLGGVRLDLTGPDELREAMRAMRTHLEPIAGPGAAFDVQVMAPAGVACVVRGVEDALFGPVVSFGLGGDAVELLGDVAFRVPPLTDVDVADMVRSVRAAPRLFGHRGLPVLDVAALEDVLGRVSVLTDDLPEVARLVLNPVLVARSGASVLSAVVEVSRPGRADGGRRVLPGSGSAGAKMEPWPSPT, from the coding sequence CTACCGCTTCTTCGCGCCCATGGAGCGCCTCAGCGAGCGGGACCTCCACCGCTTCACCCACGTCGACCACGACGACCGGGTGGCGCTCGTGCTCACCAGCGGCGAGGAGATCCTCGCGGTCGGCCGCTACGACCGGATCGACGACGGCACCGAGGCCGAGGTGGCGTTCTACGTCGCCGACTCCGAGCACGGCCGCGGCCTCGGCTCCGTCCTCCTCGAGCACCTCGCCGCCGCCGGGCGCGAACGGGGGATCCTCCGCTTCACCGCCGAGGTCCTCCCCGCCAACTCCCGGATGATCGGCGTCTTCCGGGACGCCGGCTACGAGGTGACGCAGGTCCTCGACGACGGCGTCCTGCTCGTCTCCTTCGACATCGAGGAGACGGGCCGCTCGTGGTCCGTCATGGCCGAGCGCGAGCAGCGCGCCGAGTCGCACAGCATGCGGGCCCTGCTCTCGGCGTCGTCGGTGCTCGTCGTCGGCCTCGGTGGGCCGGAGCACGTCCTCGCCGAGCGCGCCGCCGCCTCCCTCCTCGCGGGCGGGTTCACCGGCCCCGCGCACCTCGTCGCGGTGGACCCGGGCGACGGGCTCGGCGACGGCGCGGGCGACGCGCCCGGCCCGCGCCCGGCCCGGTACGAGCGCCTCGCCGACGTCACCGGCCCGGTCGACCTGGCCGTCCTCGCCGGCCGGGAGGAGGAGGTGCTCGCCGCCGTCGACGCGTGCGGCCGGCTCGGCGCCCACGCCGTCGTCGTCCTCTCCGGCGGTTTCGCCGAGACCGGCCCGGCCGGCGAGCGGCTCCAGCGCGAGCTCCTGCGGCGCACCCGGGCGTACGGGATGCGCCTGGTGGGCCCCGCCTCGTTCGGGCTGGTCGCGGCGGGGGAGGGCGGCCGCCTCGACGTCACCCTGCGCCCGGGGCTGCCGGACGGACGGGTGGGGATCTTCTGCCAGTCGGCGGCCGCGGGGTCCATCCTCGCCGCGACGGCGCAGCGGCGCGGGCTGGGGGTCCACAGCCTGCTCTCCGCCGGCAACCGGGCCGACGTGTCCGGCAACGACACCATGCAGTTCTGGCTCGACGACCCGGGCACCGCCGTCGCCGCCGTCCACCTCGAGTCCATCGGCAACCCGCGCAAGTTCTCCCGCATCGCCCGCCGGCTCAGCGCGACCCGCCCGGTCATCGCGGTCGTGTCCGGGCAGACCGGCCAGGTGGTCCCCCCGGGGCACGCCGTACGGACCACCCGGGAGCCCCAGCGCGTCCTCGCGCAGCTGCTCGACCAGGCCGGGGTGCTGCGCGCCCGCGGCGTCCCCGAGCTCCTCGACCTCGCCCAGCTCTTCGCCACCCAGCCCCTGCCCGCCGGCGGGCGCGTGGGCGTCCTCGCCAACTCCGGCCCGCTCACCTCCCTCGTCGGGGGCGCGGCCCGCGCCCACGGCCTCGACGTCGTCGACGTCCACCCGGCGCTGGCGCCCCTCGCCGGGGCCGGCGAGTACGCCGCGGCCCTGGAGGAGGTCGCGCGCCGGAGCGACTGGGACGCCCTCGTCGTCGTCCACGTGCCGCCCCTGGGGGCGGCCGACGACGCCATCGCCCGCGTCCTCGCCGCCGCCGCGGCGCGGGACGGCCGCCCGGTGCTCGCCTACCTTGACGGCCCCGTGGGCGTCACCGCCGGGCTGAGCGCCCCCGGGCCCGACGGCACCGCGCGCACCGTCCCCACCTTCGCGTCCGTCCAGGACGCCGTCGCGGCGCTCGCCGGCGCCGTGCGCTACGCCCGGTGGACGACGAGCGAGCGGGGCGAGCTCGTCGACCCGCCGGGGATCGCGCCCGGCCGGGCGCGCGCACTCCTCGCGCCGACGGTCCGGGACCTCGGCCCCGGGCAGACCGCCCGGCTCGCCCCGGAGCAGTCCGCCGAGCTCCTCGCCTGCTACGGCCTCACGGTCCTGCCCGCGGAGCGCGTCGCCGACGTCGAGGAGGCCGTGGCGGCCGCCGAGCGGCTCGGCTGGCCCGTGGCCCTCAAGACCAGCGACGAGGTGCTGCGCCACCGCGCCGACCTCGGCGGGGTCCGGCTCGACCTCACCGGCCCCGACGAGCTGCGCGAGGCGATGCGGGCCATGCGCACGCACCTCGAGCCGATCGCCGGGCCCGGGGCGGCCTTCGACGTCCAGGTGATGGCCCCGGCCGGGGTCGCCTGCGTCGTGCGGGGCGTGGAGGACGCCCTCTTCGGCCCCGTGGTGTCCTTCGGCCTCGGCGGGGACGCCGTCGAGCTCCTCGGCGACGTCGCGTTCCGTGTGCCGCCGCTCACCGACGTGGACGTCGCCGACATGGTGCGCTCCGTCCGCGCCGCCCCCCGCCTCTTCGGCCACCGCGGCCTGCCGGTCCTCGACGTCGCCGCCCTCGAGGACGTCCTCGGGCGGGTGTCGGTGCTCACCGACGACCTGCCCGAGGTGGCCCGCCTGGTGCTCAACCCGGTCCTCGTCGCGCGGTCGGGGGCGTCGGTCCTGTCGGCCGTCGTGGAGGTGTCCCGGCCCGGGCGCGCGGACGGCGGCCGACGGGTGCTTCCCGGGTCGGGGTCCGCAGGTGCCAAGATGGAGCCGTGGCCATCCCCGACATGA